The Sinomonas sp. P10A9 genome includes a window with the following:
- a CDS encoding L-lactate permease produces MSTFHQIVDPLNGPLALSALLSALPLLLLFVMLGIFRTKAWKAAVASLVLSIALAILVWQMPPGQALSATAEGAFYGVFPILWILINALWVYKLTVATRWFGVLGDTIRSISADLRILAILIAFCFGALLEALAGFGAPVAITAAMLVAAGMKPLKSAMVALLANTAPVAFGAMASPVIALSGVTGIPLATVSAMAGRQTPFLALIVPLLLVFIVDGKRGVRQTWPAAVVGGVVFAIVQFLTSNFFTVELTDVLASIVAIAAVLLLLRVWQPAAPLDTHATEPLVESVHAQQGGASAHDGGSSSAASGASGESRPGDGSTGVGRPGTREIWMAVAPYLVIIAVFSLSQVPVVKAWLTAVGGFSFRWPALDVVDPSGKQAGSQIMRFDHLKATGTLLLISGLITLAVYRIPFGRAVRIYGDTLKVLRWTILTVSAVLALSFVMNLSGQTGTLGIALASAGGIFALLSPLLGWIGVALTGSDTSSNSLFGQLQVTAAAHTGLSPVLMAATNSSAGVLGKMLSLQNLAVAAAAVGLDGSESTLFRRLLGWSLGLLVVLTALVLLQTGVLSWMVP; encoded by the coding sequence GTGAGTACCTTCCACCAGATCGTCGACCCCCTGAACGGGCCGCTCGCCCTCTCGGCACTTCTTTCGGCCCTTCCCCTTCTCCTGCTCTTCGTGATGCTCGGCATCTTCCGCACCAAGGCGTGGAAGGCCGCCGTCGCGAGCCTCGTCCTCTCGATCGCCCTGGCCATCCTGGTCTGGCAGATGCCGCCGGGCCAGGCCCTCTCGGCCACTGCCGAGGGCGCCTTCTACGGCGTCTTCCCTATCCTGTGGATCCTCATCAATGCACTCTGGGTCTACAAGCTCACGGTGGCGACCCGCTGGTTCGGCGTCCTCGGTGACACCATCCGCTCCATCTCGGCCGACCTGCGGATCCTCGCCATTCTCATCGCGTTCTGCTTCGGCGCGCTCCTCGAGGCCCTTGCCGGCTTCGGCGCACCCGTCGCCATCACCGCCGCCATGCTCGTCGCGGCGGGCATGAAGCCTCTCAAGTCGGCCATGGTGGCCCTCCTCGCGAACACGGCGCCGGTCGCCTTCGGCGCGATGGCCTCCCCGGTCATCGCGCTCAGCGGCGTCACGGGCATCCCGCTCGCCACGGTCTCGGCGATGGCGGGCCGGCAGACCCCGTTCCTCGCCCTCATCGTGCCGCTCCTCCTCGTGTTCATCGTCGACGGCAAGCGCGGCGTCCGGCAGACCTGGCCCGCGGCCGTCGTCGGCGGCGTGGTGTTCGCCATCGTCCAGTTCCTGACCTCGAACTTCTTCACCGTCGAGCTCACGGACGTCCTCGCGAGCATCGTCGCCATCGCGGCCGTCCTGCTCCTGCTGCGCGTCTGGCAGCCGGCGGCTCCTCTCGACACCCACGCGACCGAGCCTCTCGTCGAGAGCGTGCACGCCCAGCAGGGAGGGGCCTCGGCGCACGACGGCGGTTCCTCCTCGGCGGCGAGCGGCGCCTCGGGCGAGTCGCGGCCGGGAGACGGCAGCACCGGCGTCGGACGTCCCGGCACTCGCGAGATCTGGATGGCGGTCGCCCCGTACCTCGTGATCATCGCCGTCTTCTCCCTGTCCCAGGTTCCCGTGGTCAAGGCGTGGCTCACCGCGGTGGGCGGCTTCTCCTTCCGCTGGCCGGCCCTCGACGTGGTCGACCCGAGCGGCAAGCAGGCCGGCTCGCAGATCATGCGGTTCGACCACCTCAAGGCCACCGGGACCCTGCTGCTCATCTCCGGTCTGATCACGCTCGCGGTCTACCGGATCCCGTTCGGACGCGCCGTGCGGATCTACGGAGACACCCTCAAGGTGCTGCGCTGGACCATCCTCACGGTCAGCGCCGTCCTGGCACTCTCGTTCGTCATGAACCTGTCCGGGCAAACCGGAACGCTCGGCATCGCCCTCGCCTCCGCTGGCGGCATCTTCGCGCTCCTCTCCCCCCTGCTCGGCTGGATCGGCGTGGCCCTGACCGGCTCGGACACCTCGTCCAATTCCCTGTTCGGACAGCTCCAGGTCACCGCCGCGGCGCACACCGGGCTCTCCCCGGTCCTCATGGCCGCGACCAACTCCTCGGCGGGCGTGCTGGGGAAGATGCTCTCGCTCCAGAACCTCGCCGTCGCCGC